A single window of Cellulomonas sp. NTE-D12 DNA harbors:
- a CDS encoding MFS transporter encodes MSATTRDEPHRTAIYATALTAFFAIAGIAVVDPILPVIGSSLGASTWQIELLFTAYIAVMALGMVPAVMSTGRFGYKKVLTAGVSVVAVAALAASAVGGIGQLAALRGLWGLGNAMFFATAMSLLVALARQSEWVVELFETCVGLGFAVGPLIGGLLGRISWRVPFMACGVLMVAAAVMSVSRLRDPDEKPSRLRLTDVFASFRKPAFIALCALTATYNFVFFVVLGYTPVALHLSVVPLGLVFTAWGIGLAFGILVVGHRLAHRIGAVATVGLAVLVLTGCLVGLAVSTSTTVSIVVLVVAGICMGVCNANLTDLALATGLPDRRSTTGAFNLVRWGFAAPAPVISGLVAEHVGLKAPFWVAVVVLGVGLVVFALTSHVMARAAGEKTLWSRWNAGARAAELTPGEAMGEI; translated from the coding sequence ATGAGCGCCACCACGCGCGACGAACCGCACCGCACCGCCATCTACGCCACCGCGCTGACCGCCTTCTTCGCGATCGCGGGCATCGCTGTGGTCGATCCCATCCTGCCCGTCATCGGCAGCTCGCTGGGCGCTTCCACGTGGCAGATCGAGCTGCTGTTCACGGCCTACATCGCCGTGATGGCCCTCGGCATGGTGCCCGCCGTGATGTCCACGGGGCGGTTCGGGTACAAGAAGGTGCTCACCGCGGGGGTCTCGGTCGTGGCGGTCGCCGCGCTGGCGGCGTCGGCGGTCGGCGGCATCGGGCAGCTCGCGGCGCTCCGTGGGCTGTGGGGCCTGGGCAACGCGATGTTCTTCGCGACGGCGATGAGCCTGCTCGTCGCGCTCGCACGGCAGAGCGAGTGGGTGGTCGAGCTCTTCGAGACGTGCGTCGGCCTCGGGTTCGCCGTCGGGCCGCTGATCGGCGGCCTGCTCGGCAGGATCAGCTGGCGGGTGCCGTTCATGGCGTGCGGCGTGCTGATGGTGGCGGCTGCCGTCATGTCGGTGTCCCGGCTGCGTGACCCCGACGAGAAGCCGTCGCGACTCCGTCTGACCGACGTCTTCGCCTCGTTCCGCAAGCCGGCGTTCATCGCGCTGTGCGCGCTGACCGCGACCTACAACTTCGTCTTCTTCGTGGTGCTCGGCTACACACCGGTGGCGCTGCACCTGTCGGTGGTGCCGCTCGGCCTGGTGTTCACCGCGTGGGGGATCGGCCTCGCGTTCGGCATCCTGGTGGTCGGCCACCGGCTCGCGCACCGCATCGGTGCGGTGGCGACCGTCGGCCTCGCGGTGCTGGTGCTGACCGGCTGCCTCGTCGGCCTGGCCGTGTCGACCAGCACCACGGTGTCGATCGTCGTGCTGGTGGTCGCCGGCATCTGCATGGGCGTCTGCAACGCGAACCTCACGGACCTGGCGCTGGCCACCGGCCTGCCGGACCGGCGGTCCACCACCGGTGCCTTCAACCTGGTCCGGTGGGGCTTCGCCGCGCCGGCGCCGGTGATCTCCGGCCTGGTCGCCGAGCACGTCGGGCTCAAGGCGCCCTTCTGGGTCGCCGTCGTGGTGCTGGGCGTGGGTCTGGTGGTGTTCGCGCTCACCAGCCACGTGATGGCTCGGGCTGCGGGCGAGAAGACGCTGTGGTCCCGATGGAACGCCGGCGCCCGTGCGGCGGAGCTGACGCCCGGTGAGGCGATGGGCGAGATCTGA
- a CDS encoding VOC family protein — protein MSPTFAMLVLEVRDLRRSIEFYRLLGLDVPDPRPDRPVSICRLGPGAKLVLTEQFAARYDPDWVRPERGYQQLVEFYAGDDVAVDAEWARLTGAGYHGRMAPTQTAGPYAAMVDDPDGNVILLTSDEAARPDGATV, from the coding sequence ATGAGTCCCACGTTCGCCATGCTGGTCCTCGAGGTGCGCGACCTCCGGCGCTCGATCGAGTTCTACCGACTGCTCGGGCTCGACGTCCCCGACCCGCGGCCGGATCGTCCGGTGTCGATCTGCCGGCTCGGGCCGGGCGCCAAGCTGGTGCTGACCGAGCAGTTCGCCGCCCGCTACGACCCGGACTGGGTGCGGCCGGAGCGCGGCTACCAGCAGCTGGTGGAGTTCTACGCCGGTGACGACGTCGCGGTCGACGCGGAGTGGGCCCGGCTCACCGGCGCGGGGTACCACGGGCGCATGGCGCCGACCCAGACCGCGGGGCCCTACGCGGCGATGGTGGACGACCCGGACGGCAACGTCATCCTGCTGACGTCCGACGAGGCGGCCCGGCCGGACGGGGCGACGGTGTAG
- a CDS encoding MarR family transcriptional regulator, with protein sequence MTATAQTAPRSDDRIGRIETEVALLLRLSDRNRRRSRLMDGALERSAYLALRLLESNGPSTITRIADELRLDGSTVTRQVVAMEEAGHVRRGKDPRDGRHQVISATSEGLDALARTRAARNAVYREVLSAWSEEDLGTLAHMLRRLNADLDAHLDS encoded by the coding sequence ATGACGGCAACGGCCCAGACGGCCCCGAGGTCCGACGACCGCATCGGGCGCATCGAGACCGAGGTGGCGCTGCTGCTGCGCCTCTCGGACCGGAACCGTCGCCGCTCCCGCCTCATGGACGGGGCCCTGGAGCGGTCCGCCTACCTCGCGCTCCGGCTGCTGGAGTCGAACGGGCCCTCCACCATCACCCGCATCGCGGACGAGCTGCGGCTCGACGGGTCGACGGTGACCCGGCAGGTCGTCGCGATGGAGGAGGCCGGCCACGTCCGCCGCGGCAAGGACCCGCGCGACGGACGGCACCAGGTGATCTCCGCGACGTCGGAGGGTCTCGACGCGCTCGCACGCACCCGGGCGGCGCGCAACGCCGTCTACCGCGAGGTGCTCTCGGCCTGGTCCGAGGAGGACCTCGGCACGCTGGCGCACATGCTGCGACGGCTCAACGCGGACCTCGACGCGCACCTCGACTCCTGA
- a CDS encoding ABC transporter permease subunit: MSTATTTPATTPSQQPARSDLRLSPLHVLRSEWLKFWTVRSTYWTLALTAAVFVGLVVAVSFGMRALSAQQQVNEAGPLPLIPLSAGAQLAMIPLAVLGVLTVTSEYSTGMIRASLTAVPTRLPVLWAKAAVVAVVTLVLTLVTVLLSAVLASAILHSTGGSLDAGDPQVQRIVLGTALYLTTTTLFAFSLGALLRHSAAALGVVLTLLLVIENVLNVLAQVVWKWLQHVTPFLPASAGSRLTMTEQQLTATNDANLYHVHLSAWQGYAVLVAWVVVILAFAAIRLRSRDA; encoded by the coding sequence ATGAGCACCGCGACCACGACCCCGGCGACCACGCCCTCGCAGCAGCCCGCACGGTCGGACCTGCGACTCTCGCCGCTGCACGTGCTGCGGTCCGAGTGGCTCAAGTTCTGGACGGTCCGCTCGACGTACTGGACCCTTGCGCTCACGGCAGCGGTCTTCGTCGGCCTGGTGGTGGCGGTCTCGTTCGGCATGCGGGCGCTGAGCGCCCAGCAGCAGGTCAACGAGGCGGGTCCCCTCCCCCTGATCCCGCTGAGCGCCGGCGCCCAGCTGGCGATGATCCCGCTCGCCGTGCTCGGCGTGCTCACGGTGACGTCCGAGTACAGCACCGGCATGATCCGCGCCAGCCTGACAGCGGTCCCCACGCGCCTCCCCGTCCTGTGGGCCAAGGCTGCGGTGGTGGCTGTCGTCACCCTCGTGCTCACCCTGGTGACCGTGCTGCTCAGCGCCGTACTGGCGTCGGCGATCCTGCACTCCACGGGAGGCAGCCTCGACGCCGGCGACCCGCAGGTGCAGCGCATCGTCCTCGGCACCGCGCTCTACCTGACCACGACCACCCTGTTCGCGTTCTCCCTCGGCGCGCTGCTGCGCCACTCGGCGGCAGCACTGGGCGTGGTCCTGACGCTCCTGCTGGTGATCGAGAACGTGCTGAACGTGCTGGCCCAGGTCGTGTGGAAGTGGCTGCAGCACGTCACGCCCTTCCTCCCCGCCTCGGCGGGCAGCAGGTTGACGATGACAGAGCAGCAGCTCACCGCGACCAACGACGCGAACCTGTACCACGTGCACCTCAGCGCATGGCAGGGCTACGCGGTGCTGGTCGCCTGGGTCGTGGTCATCCTGGCCTTCGCGGCCATCCGCCTCCGGTCGCGCGACGCCTGA
- a CDS encoding cystathionine beta-synthase has product MTYAQHISELVGHTPLVRLNSVTAGLAATVLAKVEYLNPGGSVKDRIALRMIEAAEQSGALRPGGTIVEPTSGNTGVGLALVAQRKGYRCVFVCPDKVSQDKRDVLRAYGAEVVVTPTAVPPDHPESYYSVSDRLVREIEGAWKPDQYSNPNGPASHYASTGPEIWEGTEGTITHLVAGVGTGGTITGTGRYLHDVSADRPVELGGRVRVVGADPAGSVYSGGDGRPYLVEGVGEDFWPRAYDPSVPDEIVPVSDAESFAMTRRLAREEALLVGGSSGMAVEAALRVARRLQDEDPVAAARVAIVVLLPDGGRGYLSKIFNDSWMRSYGFLAAGEGATVADVLRSKDGAMPALVHTHPTETVRDAIEIMREFGVSQMPVVGAEPPVKIGEVAGSVSERGLLDAVFGGSAALADRVDRHMSPPLPLIGSGEPVDAARAALQGADALMVVQDGQPVGVLTRHDLLGFLAR; this is encoded by the coding sequence GTGACGTACGCGCAGCACATCTCCGAGCTGGTGGGGCACACGCCGCTGGTCCGGCTGAACTCGGTGACGGCGGGCCTGGCGGCCACCGTCCTGGCGAAGGTCGAGTACCTCAACCCCGGCGGCTCGGTGAAGGACCGGATCGCCCTGCGGATGATCGAGGCGGCCGAGCAGTCCGGCGCGCTGCGCCCCGGCGGCACGATCGTCGAGCCGACCAGCGGGAACACCGGCGTCGGGCTCGCGCTGGTCGCGCAGCGCAAGGGGTACCGCTGCGTGTTCGTCTGCCCGGACAAGGTCAGCCAGGACAAGCGCGACGTGCTGCGCGCGTACGGCGCCGAGGTCGTCGTCACCCCGACCGCCGTGCCGCCCGACCACCCGGAGTCGTACTACTCCGTCTCGGACCGCCTGGTCCGCGAGATCGAGGGGGCGTGGAAGCCGGACCAGTACTCCAACCCGAACGGTCCGGCGAGCCACTACGCCAGCACCGGTCCGGAGATCTGGGAGGGCACCGAGGGGACGATCACGCACCTGGTCGCGGGCGTCGGCACCGGCGGGACGATCACCGGTACCGGGCGCTACCTGCACGACGTGTCGGCGGACCGGCCGGTGGAGCTCGGGGGACGGGTCCGGGTGGTGGGCGCGGACCCGGCGGGGTCGGTCTACTCCGGCGGTGACGGGCGGCCGTACCTGGTCGAGGGCGTGGGGGAGGACTTCTGGCCGCGCGCGTACGACCCGTCGGTGCCGGACGAGATCGTCCCGGTGTCCGATGCCGAGTCGTTCGCGATGACGCGCCGGCTCGCGCGCGAGGAGGCGCTGCTGGTCGGTGGCTCGTCCGGGATGGCCGTCGAGGCGGCGCTGCGGGTGGCGCGTCGGCTGCAGGACGAGGACCCGGTGGCGGCGGCGCGCGTCGCGATCGTCGTGCTGCTGCCGGACGGCGGCCGGGGGTACCTGTCCAAGATCTTCAACGACTCGTGGATGCGGTCCTACGGCTTCCTCGCAGCCGGCGAGGGCGCCACGGTCGCCGACGTGCTGCGCTCCAAGGACGGGGCCATGCCGGCGCTGGTGCACACCCACCCCACCGAGACGGTGCGCGACGCGATCGAGATCATGCGTGAGTTCGGGGTCTCGCAGATGCCCGTGGTCGGTGCGGAGCCGCCGGTGAAGATCGGCGAGGTGGCCGGCTCGGTCAGCGAGCGCGGGCTGCTGGACGCGGTGTTCGGCGGCTCGGCGGCGCTGGCCGACCGCGTCGACCGGCACATGTCGCCCCCGCTGCCGCTGATCGGCTCCGGCGAGCCGGTGGACGCCGCGCGGGCGGCGCTGCAGGGCGCCGACGCGCTGATGGTGGTGCAGGACGGGCAGCCGGTCGGCGTGCTGACCCGGCACGACCTGCTGGGGTTCCTGGCCCGCTGA
- a CDS encoding ATP-binding cassette domain-containing protein: MIEAHGLTKRYGHTTAVDGASFTVQPGRVTGFLGPNGAGKSTTMRMIVGLDRPTAGDVTVNGKHYAAHRSPLTEVGALLEARAVHPGRTARGHLRAMAATHGIGERRVDEVIELTGLGTVAGKRVGGFSLGMNQRLGVAVALLGDPHTLILDEPVNGLDPEGVIWVRTLVKYLASQGRTVFLSSHLMSEMAVTADHIIVIGRGRIIADAPVEQVVAGATHSTVRVRSPRATELADVLRGAGATVDSAEPGVLQVVGTGPEAVGEAAAAHGIVLHELTTVSGSLEDAYLALTAEEVEYHSGVAAPADPRTGYPGGGQAVPSGPPSTARPPVPPTAPAAGAQTDVQEDVR, encoded by the coding sequence ATGATCGAGGCACACGGTCTGACGAAGCGGTACGGGCACACCACCGCCGTGGACGGGGCGAGCTTCACCGTGCAGCCCGGACGGGTCACGGGGTTCCTCGGTCCCAACGGGGCGGGCAAGTCCACCACGATGCGGATGATCGTCGGCCTCGACCGGCCGACCGCCGGCGACGTGACGGTGAACGGCAAGCACTACGCCGCACACCGGTCGCCGCTGACGGAGGTCGGGGCGCTGCTCGAGGCGCGGGCGGTCCACCCCGGACGCACGGCCCGCGGGCACCTGCGCGCGATGGCCGCCACGCACGGCATCGGCGAACGCCGCGTGGACGAGGTGATCGAGCTGACCGGGCTCGGCACCGTCGCCGGCAAGCGCGTCGGCGGCTTCTCGCTCGGCATGAACCAGCGGCTCGGCGTTGCCGTCGCCCTGCTCGGCGACCCGCACACGCTGATCCTCGACGAGCCGGTGAACGGCCTGGACCCCGAGGGCGTGATCTGGGTCCGCACGCTGGTCAAGTACCTCGCGTCGCAGGGCCGGACCGTCTTCCTCTCCTCGCACCTGATGAGCGAGATGGCGGTCACGGCGGACCACATCATCGTGATCGGCCGCGGTCGGATCATCGCGGACGCGCCCGTGGAGCAGGTGGTCGCCGGTGCGACCCACTCCACCGTGCGGGTGCGCAGCCCGCGCGCCACCGAGCTGGCCGACGTGCTGCGAGGGGCGGGCGCGACCGTCGACAGCGCCGAGCCCGGCGTGCTCCAGGTGGTCGGCACCGGGCCGGAGGCCGTCGGCGAGGCGGCCGCGGCGCACGGCATCGTGCTCCACGAGCTGACCACGGTCAGCGGCTCGCTCGAGGATGCCTACCTCGCGCTGACCGCCGAGGAGGTCGAGTACCACTCGGGTGTGGCGGCCCCGGCAGATCCGCGCACGGGCTACCCGGGCGGCGGGCAGGCCGTGCCCAGCGGACCGCCGTCCACCGCCCGACCCCCGGTGCCACCGACCGCGCCGGCCGCCGGCGCGCAGACCGACGTGCAGGAGGACGTGCGATGA
- a CDS encoding PLD nuclease N-terminal domain-containing protein: MLRVLPFALDLALLVFCLIDCIQADPGAVRNLPKGGWIVLILLFPLVGGVAWLVAGRPVGPGPRRVPWPSTATAGFPEYERPRAVAPDDDPAFLAGIAESNAEHEKLLRAWEDQLRERERRLAERDDDDQGTPPPAADH, encoded by the coding sequence ATGCTGCGCGTGCTGCCCTTCGCCCTGGACCTGGCGCTGCTCGTCTTCTGCCTGATCGACTGCATCCAGGCCGACCCGGGCGCGGTCCGGAACCTGCCCAAGGGCGGCTGGATCGTCCTCATCCTGCTGTTCCCGCTGGTCGGCGGCGTCGCCTGGCTCGTGGCGGGCAGGCCGGTCGGGCCGGGTCCACGTCGCGTCCCGTGGCCGTCGACCGCCACGGCCGGCTTCCCGGAGTACGAGCGCCCCCGCGCCGTCGCACCCGACGACGACCCGGCGTTCCTGGCCGGGATCGCCGAGTCGAACGCCGAGCACGAGAAGCTGCTGCGCGCGTGGGAGGACCAGCTGCGCGAGCGCGAGCGCCGTCTGGCTGAGCGGGACGACGACGACCAGGGCACCCCGCCGCCCGCCGCGGACCACTGA